The following coding sequences are from one Penaeus monodon isolate SGIC_2016 chromosome 21, NSTDA_Pmon_1, whole genome shotgun sequence window:
- the LOC119586397 gene encoding uncharacterized protein LOC119586397, which produces MASAKAKRTSFLLLLLHIFTANPFEIQKDCIVSSQIAESDVLFDTLEFLALIPDEPTQIRVRISCTDDKYHYIEWNSKRINVTTTSTYGPYAVPDSSSTWMRFTLGYVGNLTLLDGRRRPWLPGNIPFECPVSKVELSGSSFARMCPTSTPVWKIEGKGGVDIPLQVDDETPENLTLFSTTIFRPVFSVDDSEFHLGMSGESLMAGRHHGPLSGGINHRLVLKTYKENGSTMFQVFSAGLPIHTESLKEVPKRMRVQSQNGRRFVLVQSWPTGKAGKPHHDNNKQCSTVDPSVLWSVIAGLLLLVLALTAALLRQARNSCCCSKDAREAQRQASSTKQEARPINPQYLEPVVLRPSQPLPPVPLLPPRASRIHANLTDHLYEELGETSTQNARRSESELGSSLSGMSFSLGD; this is translated from the exons ATGGCCTCGGCCAAGGCAAAACGGACTTCGTTCCTCCTGCTCTTGCTGCACATCTTCACTGCGAACCCTTTCGAAATTCAGAAAG ACTGCATCGTTTCTTCCCAAATAGCGGAGAGCGATGTCCTGTTCGACACCCTGGAATTCCTGGCCCTCATACCCGACGAACCGACACAGATTCGAGTTCGCATCTCTTGCACCGACGACAAGTACCATTACATCGAGTGGAATTCTAAAAGGATAAATGTGACGACGACGAGCACTTACGGCCCTTACGCCGTTCCCGACAGCAGCAGCACCTGGATGAGGTTCACGCTTGGCTATGTGGGAAATCTGACGCTCCTCGACGGCAGACGTCGGCCCTGGCTGCCAGGCAACATTCCCTTCGAGTGTCCCGTGTCCAAAGTGGAGCTTTCGGGAAGCAGTTTCGCTCGGATGTGTCCCACAAGCACGCCCGTGTGGAAGATAGAAGGCAAGGGCGGTGTCGATATTCCTCTGCAAGTGGACGACGAAACACCAGAGAATCTTACGCTGTTCTCCACGACCATCTTCCGACCCGTCTTCAGTGTTGACGATTCAGAATTCCACTTGGGGATGAGTGGAGAGAGTCTGATGGCAGGGAGACACCACGGGCCTCTGTCTGGGGGCATCAACCATCGCCTTGTCTTGAAAACATACAAGGAAAACGGCAGTACGATGTTTCAG GTGTTCAGTGCTGGTCTTCCCATACACACGGAGAGTCTCAAAGAAGTCCCAAAGAGAATGCGTGTTCAGAGTCAGAACGGTCGCAGATTTGTTCTGGTACAGTCATGGCCCACAGGAAAGGCAGGAAAAcctcatcatgacaataataaacaatgcAGCACAGTGG ATCCTTCAGTGCTTTGGAGTGTGATCGCCGGACTGTTACTTCTGGTGCTGGCACTCACGGCGGCACTCCTGCGCCAAGCCCGTAATTCGTGCTGTTGCTCAAAG GACGCCCGAGAAGCCCAGCGACAAGCCTCTTCGACCAAGCAGGAGGCGCGTCCCATCAACCCTCAGTACCTGGAGCCCGTCGTCCTGCGCCCTTCACAGCCTCTGCCGCcggtccctctccttccccctcgcgcATCCAGGATCCACGCCAACCTGACGGACCACCTGTACGAGGAGCTGGGGGAGACGTCAACACAAAACGCCAGACGATCGGAGTCGGAACTGGGGTCGTCCTTGAGTGGCATGTCGTTCTCCTTGGGCGACTGA